The Lactuca sativa cultivar Salinas chromosome 2, Lsat_Salinas_v11, whole genome shotgun sequence genome includes a window with the following:
- the LOC111902539 gene encoding uncharacterized protein LOC111902539 isoform X2: MEFISAIISPFVQSLMDPVKKQLGYIFSSTKLVRNMNAKMKQLDGTILDVKKHMERNNISNLEIPARIPSWLEEVEKTKEKAQSIPGTGNGCFNMKMRYRAGRKAFKTMEEMESFIDENSKITWSDAQRPLGKVNSKIASSSSPSDAGAQNHFRSREKSFKEILDFLQQDHKSKVIALCGMGGVGKTTMMEQVKKTAEDKKMFDYVVKVVIGQQINMFSIQQAVADYMGSSLTEMSKEARADRLRITFEKLLEGKRKVLLILDDVWETIELKDIGLSPLPNGFKLLLTSRYENICKQIAVEADPDLKIVRVEVMEEPEAQNFFWKITGALKQHDKELNKIGTKIVRRCGFLPLAINLIAIRLKFEEKVAWRDTLRRLENKNLDYVQESIKISYEYIQEEEEKAIFLLCGLFPDDFNIPIEELTRYAWGLRLLNGVSTLGEARDGTETHVHSLKKANLLMDGDDDDDGCVKMHDLVLDFVLGRVSKGDHPWIINHGDNSKWCSAGMSESCNKISITCRGMFEFPRDFKYPNLALLRLMHGDKSLTFPEDFYKKMEDLEVVAYEKMQYPLLPRSLECSTKLRTLILHQCLLMFDCSAIGELLNLEVLSFAHCGIRKLQSTIGNLKKLKLLDLTGCVNLHIDDGVLINLVELEELYMRVADEEAIRFTDSNRVELAELSNHLSALEVEFFDNNGMPKNMLFTELKRFRISMGCGLVENTDKNMHSFENTLRLVTNKNELLESSINELFEKTSMLYLEVDGMNDIEEVLVESVHLPQQSFNNLRVLDVIKCENIRYLFTVPIANCLMKLERLTVSECPVLEVLAHSENGGDGVIKFQGLKFLSLKMLPELIGLCNTANVIELPQLVELELDGLPNFSSIYPEKTSATSSMSSNASAIQPFFNKQMLIPKLEKLGIWSMDKLKEIWPYQFSSSDEVNACMLTKIEVKECDNLVNLFPTNPMSLLGRLEELVVEECGSIEVLFNIDMSCVGEIEEFSSNLRQIEVSNLGKLRELWRMKGESSSDILIRSFQAVKWIEISSCERFVNVFTPTVTNSDVRTVMKVSIDGRRTWEETRGNIELVQNNQEINVISKAEIISEVYGNIPDVESSIHPKPFHVNHLQILDVRGCKDVEVVFEIESSSNSSSSTDFTTTLHKYNHQPPPLLLPHLKELYLYNMERMSDVWKCNWKKLVIPQNQSQSYSFHNLTTIYMRNCHSIKYLFSPVMGKLLPNLKEVWIVECHGIDEVVSNRDINDENEEIISSTHTNTFSSFPLLEQLYLEDLPSLKSIDGGTRITTTSIHNQFQCSQVGVASWFLCQYSKKIDIRNCPALSRVFPSNVVGQLNKLEELRILECKSMVEIFESKEINKDGVDSTTNVGDGSDDTCTAITLPRSANMTLLQLPNLTILKIKRCEGLEYIFTSSTLESLKQLKELTVAECKAMQVIVKEDTEHTEKSKSIIVFPRLKSLTLADLPDLKGFFLGKNEFKWKALEKVKIYGCPQMMNFTSGHSMTPKLNYIHTGLGKHSLECGLNFHLTNATQETQHPMCSTPDLIKLLQFPWSFSNLVEVDAQLSDKLLKSCIIFPCKELLNLKNLEKLSITNAYESVTEEVFEVAEGTNEDVDIGMQSVVVFEKLKEVTLGRLNNLKHMWKSNWWIVLNFPNLTKVSIGSCNLLGHVFSSCMLGSLLQLQELQISDCKSMEVIVKQVEDSETRPTTEVVFPCLKSITLFKLPNLKGFCLGKEAFEWPLLDTLEIKNCPKITVFTNGQSTTPELKLIDTTFGLCHVTEDPNSFIKTYQQEGWQF, translated from the exons ATGGAGTTTATATCTGCAATCATTAGTCCTTTTGTTCAATCATTAATGGATCCTGTTAAAAAACAGCTCGGATATATCTTTTCCTCCACAAAACTTGTTAGGAACATGAATGCCAAAATGAAGCAACTGGATGGTACAATCCTTGATGTCAAAAAGCACATGGAAAGAAACAATATAAGTAATCTGGAGATACCTGCTCGTATACCTAGTTGGTTGGAAGAAGTTGAAAAGACTAAAGAAAAAGCTCAAAGCATTCCAGGTACCGGGAATGGATGTTTTAACATGAAAATGAGGTATCGAGCTGGAAGGAAGGCATTCAAGACTATGGAGGAGATGGAAAGTTTTATTGATGAAAATAGTAAGATAACTTGGAGTGATGCTCAAAGACCTCTTGGGAAAGTGAACTCGAAAATCGCATCTAGTTCTTCACCTTCGGATGCTGGTGCCCAAAATCACTTCAGATCGAGAGAGAAAAGTTTTAAGGAGATACTCGATTTCCTTCAACAAGATCACAAGAGCAAAGTGATAGCCCTATGTGGAATGGGAGgtgtgggaaaaaccactatgatGGAACAAGTGAAAAAGACTGCAGAAGATAAGAAGATGTTTGATTATGTTGTGAAGGTGGTTATTGGGCAACAAATTAACATGTTTTCTATTCAGCAAGCTGTAGCAGATTACATGGGCTCATCTCTAACTGAAATGAGTAAAGAAGCAAGAGCAGATCGTCTTCGTATAACATTTGAGAAACTTCTAGAAGGTAAAAGAAAGGTTTTGCTGATATTAGATGATGTATGGGAGACAATTGAACTCAAAGATATTGGATTGAGTCCTTTGCCTAACGGCTTCAAGCTGTTGCTGACATCACGATATGAAAATATTTGCAAACAAATTGCTGTAGAAGCTGATCCAGATTTGAAAATAGTTAGAGTGGAAGTGATGGAGGAGCCTGAAGCACAAaatttcttttggaaaattaCAGGTGCTTTAAAACAACATGATAAGGAGCTGAATAAAATAGGAACAAAGATCGTGAGAAGATGTGGGTTTTTGCCCCTTGCCATTAATCTCATTGCCATTCGTCTTAAGTTTGAAGAAAAGGTTGCATGGAGGGATACACTTCGCCGTTTGGAGAATAAAAATCTTGATTATGTGCAAGAAAGTATTAAGATAAGCTACGAATATATACAAGAAGAGGAGGAAAAAGCAATTTTTCTTCTGTGTGGCTTGTTTCCTGATGACTTTAATATTCCAATAGAGGAACTCACAAGATATGCATGGGGCCTACGGTTGTTGAATGGAGTTTCTACTTTGGGAGAGGCTAGGGACGGGACAGAGACGCATGTGCACAGTCTCAAAAAAGCAAATTTGTTGATGGatggcgatgatgatgatgatgggtgTGTCAAAATGCATGATCTTGTGCTCGATTTTGTTTTAGGAAGAGTTTCTAAGGGTGACCATCCATGGATAATCAACCATGGTGATAATTCAAAGTGGTGTAGTGCTGGAATGAGTGAATCTTGTAACAAAATTTCTATTACTTGCAGGGGTATGTTTGAGTTTCCTAGAGACTTTAAATACCCAAACCTTGCACTTTTGAGACTTATGCATGGAGATAAGTCGCTTACGTTTCCTgaagatttttataaaaaaatggaaGATCTTGAAGTTGTAGCCTATGAAAAAATGCAGTATCCGTTGCTTCCCCGATCACTTGAATGCTCCACCAAGCTACGAACACTCATTCTCCACCAGTGCCTATTGATGTTTGATTGCTCTGCTATTGGTGAACTCTTGAATCTGGAAGTGCTCAGTTTTGCTCATTGCGGGATCAGAAAGTTGCAATCCACAATCGGAAATTTGAAGAAGCTAAAGCTACTGGATTTGACAGGGTGTGTAAATCTTCATATTGATGATGGTGTCTTGATAAATTTGGTCGAGCTTGAAGAGCTTTATATGAGAGTTGCTGATGAAGAGGCAATTAGGTTCACAGACAGCAATCGTGTTGAATTAGCAGAGCTTTCAAATCATCTTTCTGCATTAGAAGTTGAGTTCTTTGACAACAACGGTATGCCGAAGAATATGCTGTTTACTGAACTTAAAAGGTTCAGGATCTCTATGGGATGTGGTTTAGTAGAGAATACTGACAAAAATATGCACTCATTTGAAAACACATTGAGGTTGGTCACTAACAAAAATGAGCTATTGGAATCTAGCATCAATGAGTTGTTTGAGAAAACTTCGATGCTTTATTTGGAGGTGGATGGTATGAATGATATTGAAGAAGTTTTAGTGGAATCAGTTCATCTTCCCCAACAGTCATTTAATAATCTAAGAGTCCTTGATGTTATCAAGTGTGAAAACATAAGATACCTCTTCACAGTCCCTATTGCAAATTGTTTAATGAAGCTTGAGCGCCTCACAGTTTCAGAGTGCCCTGTTCTGGAAGTACTTGCACATAGTGAAAATGGTGGAGATGGGGTAATCAAGTTTCAAGGGCTAAAGTTTCTATCATTGAAGATGCTACCAGAGTTGATAGGTCTTTGCAACACTGCTAATGTAATTGAGCTACCACAGTTGGTGGAGTTGGAACTTGATGGCCTTCCTAATTTCAGTAGCATTTATCCAGAGAAAACATCTGCAACATCTTCTATGTCCAGTAATGCCTCTGCAATTCAACCATTCTTTAACAAACAG ATGCTGATTCCTAAGTTGGAGAAATTGGGGATTTGGAGTATGGATAAGCTGAAAGAGATATGGCCTTATCAATTTAGTAGTAGTGACGAAGTTAATGCCTGCATGTTGACAAAGATTGAAGTGAAGGAATGTGATAATCTTGTGAATCTGTTTCCAACCAATCCCATGTCTTTGCTGGGTCGTCTGGAAGAGCTTGTTGTTGAAGAATGTGGAAGCATTGAAGTGTTATTTAACATCGACATGAGTTGTGTTGGTGAAATTGAAGAATTCAGCAGCAACTTGAGACAAATTGAAGTATCTAATTTGGGGAAGCTAAGAGAGTTGTGGAGGATGAAAGGTGAAAGTAGCTCTGATATCCTCATCCGTAGCTTTCAAGCTGTTAAATGGATAGAAATAAGTAGTTGTGAGAGGTTTGTAAACGTATTCACACCTACCGTGACCAATTCTGATGTGAGAACAGTTATGAAAGTGAGTATAGATGGTAGGAGAACTTGGGAAGAAACCAGGGGAAACAttgaattggttcagaacaacCAAGAG ATTAATGTTATATCCAAGGCAGAGATCATTTCAGAGGTGTATGGTAATATTCCTGACGTTGAATCCTCAATTCATCCCAAACCTTTTCACGTTAATCACCTTCAAATACTTGATGTAAGGGGCTGTAAGGATGTTGAAGTGGTGTTTGAGATAGAGAGTTCCAGTAACAGCAGCAGCAGCACAGATTTCACAACAACTCTGCATAAATATAATCATCAACCACCACCACTACTACTTCCCCACCTCAAggaattatatttatataatatggAGAGGATGAGTGATGTGTGGAAGTGCAATTGGAAGAAACTTGTAATTCCTCAAAACCAATCACAATCCTACTCATTCCACAACCTCACAACCATATACATGAGAAACTGTCATAGCATAAAGTACTTATTTTCACCTGTCATGGGCAAACTTCTTCCCAACTTAAAGGAGGTCTGGATAGTTGAGTGTCATGGTATTGACGAAGTTGTTTCAAATAGAGATATTAATGATGAAAATGAAGAAATAATATCTTCTACTCACACAAACACCTTCTCCTCCTTCCCTCTTCTTGAACAACTCTACCTTGAAGATCTGCCAAGCCTAAAGAGTATCGATGGCGGTACTAGGATCACAACTACTTCCATCCATAATCAGTTCCAg TGTTCTCAAGTCGGTGTTGCTTCGTGGTTCTTATGCCAATACTCCAAAAAGATTGATATAAGAAATTGCCCTGCCCTATCAAGAGTGTTTCCATCCAATGTAGTGGGACAACTGAATAAGCTTGAAGAGTTGAGAATATTAGAATGTAAGTCAATGGTGGAGATATTTGAAAGTAAAGAAATAAACAAAGATGGTGTTGATAGTACTACGAATGTTGGTGATGGAAGTGATGATACTTGTACTGCAATCACCCTCCCAAGGTCAGCCAATATGACTCTGCTTCAATTGCCCAACCTAACGATATTGAAAATAAAAAGATGTGAAGGTTTGGAATATATATTCACAAGTTCCACACTTGAAAGCCTAAAGCAACTCAAAGAATTGACTGTAGCAGAATGCAAGGCAATGCAAGTGATTGTGAAAGAAGACACAGAGCACACAGAAAAATCTAAATCTATTATAGTCTTCCCTCGTCTCAAGTCCCTTACACTTGCAGATTTACCAGATCTCAAGGGTTTCTTCTTGGGGAAGAATGAGTTCAAGTGGAAAGCATTGGAAAAGGTTAAGATTTATGGCTGCCCACAAATGATGAATTTCACATCTGGTCACTCCATGACTCCGAAGCTCAACTACATACATACAGGATTAGGCAAGCATAGTCTTGAATGTGGCCTCAACTTCCATTTGACCAATGCTACACAAGAG ACTCAACACCCTATGTGCTCTACTCCAGATTTGATAAAGCTGCTTCAGTTCCCGTGGTCTTTTTCAAATTTAGTTGAAGTAGATGCACAATTGAGTGACAAATTGTTGAAAAGCTGCATAATTTTTCCATGCAAGGAGTTGCTTAATTTGAAGAATCTTGAAAAGCTTTCTATTACCAATGCATATGAATCTGTAACAGAGGAGGTATTTGAAGTAGCAGAAGGGACAAATGAAGATGTGGATATTGGAATGCAATCTGTTGTGGTATTTGAGAAGCTGAAAGAGGTGACTTTGGGTAGATTAAATAATCTGAAGCATATGTGGAAGAGCAATTGGTGGATAGTGTTGAACTTTCCAAACCTTACAAAGGTCTCAATTGGAAGTTGTAACCTTCTTGGACACGTTTTCAGTAGTTGCATGCTTGGTAGCTTATTGCAGCTCCAAGAGCTACAAATAAGTGACTGCAAGAGTATGGAAGTGATTGTGAAGCAAGTTGAAGATTCCGAAACCAGACCGACTACTGAGGTTGTGTTCCCTTGTCTGAAATCCATAACACTTTTCAAACTTCCAAATCTCAAGGGATTTTGCCTGGGGAAGGAGGCTTTTGAATGGCCATTATTAGATACTTTGGAAATCAAAAATTGTCCAAAAATAACAGTTTTCACAAATGGGCAATCAACTACTCCAGAGCTAAAGTTAATAGATACAACTTTTGGATTGTGTCATGTAACAGAAGACCCAAACTCTTTTATAAAGACCTATCAACAAGAG GGATGGCAGTTCTAG
- the LOC111902539 gene encoding uncharacterized protein LOC111902539 isoform X1 codes for MEFISAIISPFVQSLMDPVKKQLGYIFSSTKLVRNMNAKMKQLDGTILDVKKHMERNNISNLEIPARIPSWLEEVEKTKEKAQSIPGTGNGCFNMKMRYRAGRKAFKTMEEMESFIDENSKITWSDAQRPLGKVNSKIASSSSPSDAGAQNHFRSREKSFKEILDFLQQDHKSKVIALCGMGGVGKTTMMEQVKKTAEDKKMFDYVVKVVIGQQINMFSIQQAVADYMGSSLTEMSKEARADRLRITFEKLLEGKRKVLLILDDVWETIELKDIGLSPLPNGFKLLLTSRYENICKQIAVEADPDLKIVRVEVMEEPEAQNFFWKITGALKQHDKELNKIGTKIVRRCGFLPLAINLIAIRLKFEEKVAWRDTLRRLENKNLDYVQESIKISYEYIQEEEEKAIFLLCGLFPDDFNIPIEELTRYAWGLRLLNGVSTLGEARDGTETHVHSLKKANLLMDGDDDDDGCVKMHDLVLDFVLGRVSKGDHPWIINHGDNSKWCSAGMSESCNKISITCRGMFEFPRDFKYPNLALLRLMHGDKSLTFPEDFYKKMEDLEVVAYEKMQYPLLPRSLECSTKLRTLILHQCLLMFDCSAIGELLNLEVLSFAHCGIRKLQSTIGNLKKLKLLDLTGCVNLHIDDGVLINLVELEELYMRVADEEAIRFTDSNRVELAELSNHLSALEVEFFDNNGMPKNMLFTELKRFRISMGCGLVENTDKNMHSFENTLRLVTNKNELLESSINELFEKTSMLYLEVDGMNDIEEVLVESVHLPQQSFNNLRVLDVIKCENIRYLFTVPIANCLMKLERLTVSECPVLEVLAHSENGGDGVIKFQGLKFLSLKMLPELIGLCNTANVIELPQLVELELDGLPNFSSIYPEKTSATSSMSSNASAIQPFFNKQMLIPKLEKLGIWSMDKLKEIWPYQFSSSDEVNACMLTKIEVKECDNLVNLFPTNPMSLLGRLEELVVEECGSIEVLFNIDMSCVGEIEEFSSNLRQIEVSNLGKLRELWRMKGESSSDILIRSFQAVKWIEISSCERFVNVFTPTVTNSDVRTVMKVSIDGRRTWEETRGNIELVQNNQEINVISKAEIISEVYGNIPDVESSIHPKPFHVNHLQILDVRGCKDVEVVFEIESSSNSSSSTDFTTTLHKYNHQPPPLLLPHLKELYLYNMERMSDVWKCNWKKLVIPQNQSQSYSFHNLTTIYMRNCHSIKYLFSPVMGKLLPNLKEVWIVECHGIDEVVSNRDINDENEEIISSTHTNTFSSFPLLEQLYLEDLPSLKSIDGGTRITTTSIHNQFQCSQVGVASWFLCQYSKKIDIRNCPALSRVFPSNVVGQLNKLEELRILECKSMVEIFESKEINKDGVDSTTNVGDGSDDTCTAITLPRSANMTLLQLPNLTILKIKRCEGLEYIFTSSTLESLKQLKELTVAECKAMQVIVKEDTEHTEKSKSIIVFPRLKSLTLADLPDLKGFFLGKNEFKWKALEKVKIYGCPQMMNFTSGHSMTPKLNYIHTGLGKHSLECGLNFHLTNATQEQTQHPMCSTPDLIKLLQFPWSFSNLVEVDAQLSDKLLKSCIIFPCKELLNLKNLEKLSITNAYESVTEEVFEVAEGTNEDVDIGMQSVVVFEKLKEVTLGRLNNLKHMWKSNWWIVLNFPNLTKVSIGSCNLLGHVFSSCMLGSLLQLQELQISDCKSMEVIVKQVEDSETRPTTEVVFPCLKSITLFKLPNLKGFCLGKEAFEWPLLDTLEIKNCPKITVFTNGQSTTPELKLIDTTFGLCHVTEDPNSFIKTYQQEGWQF; via the exons ATGGAGTTTATATCTGCAATCATTAGTCCTTTTGTTCAATCATTAATGGATCCTGTTAAAAAACAGCTCGGATATATCTTTTCCTCCACAAAACTTGTTAGGAACATGAATGCCAAAATGAAGCAACTGGATGGTACAATCCTTGATGTCAAAAAGCACATGGAAAGAAACAATATAAGTAATCTGGAGATACCTGCTCGTATACCTAGTTGGTTGGAAGAAGTTGAAAAGACTAAAGAAAAAGCTCAAAGCATTCCAGGTACCGGGAATGGATGTTTTAACATGAAAATGAGGTATCGAGCTGGAAGGAAGGCATTCAAGACTATGGAGGAGATGGAAAGTTTTATTGATGAAAATAGTAAGATAACTTGGAGTGATGCTCAAAGACCTCTTGGGAAAGTGAACTCGAAAATCGCATCTAGTTCTTCACCTTCGGATGCTGGTGCCCAAAATCACTTCAGATCGAGAGAGAAAAGTTTTAAGGAGATACTCGATTTCCTTCAACAAGATCACAAGAGCAAAGTGATAGCCCTATGTGGAATGGGAGgtgtgggaaaaaccactatgatGGAACAAGTGAAAAAGACTGCAGAAGATAAGAAGATGTTTGATTATGTTGTGAAGGTGGTTATTGGGCAACAAATTAACATGTTTTCTATTCAGCAAGCTGTAGCAGATTACATGGGCTCATCTCTAACTGAAATGAGTAAAGAAGCAAGAGCAGATCGTCTTCGTATAACATTTGAGAAACTTCTAGAAGGTAAAAGAAAGGTTTTGCTGATATTAGATGATGTATGGGAGACAATTGAACTCAAAGATATTGGATTGAGTCCTTTGCCTAACGGCTTCAAGCTGTTGCTGACATCACGATATGAAAATATTTGCAAACAAATTGCTGTAGAAGCTGATCCAGATTTGAAAATAGTTAGAGTGGAAGTGATGGAGGAGCCTGAAGCACAAaatttcttttggaaaattaCAGGTGCTTTAAAACAACATGATAAGGAGCTGAATAAAATAGGAACAAAGATCGTGAGAAGATGTGGGTTTTTGCCCCTTGCCATTAATCTCATTGCCATTCGTCTTAAGTTTGAAGAAAAGGTTGCATGGAGGGATACACTTCGCCGTTTGGAGAATAAAAATCTTGATTATGTGCAAGAAAGTATTAAGATAAGCTACGAATATATACAAGAAGAGGAGGAAAAAGCAATTTTTCTTCTGTGTGGCTTGTTTCCTGATGACTTTAATATTCCAATAGAGGAACTCACAAGATATGCATGGGGCCTACGGTTGTTGAATGGAGTTTCTACTTTGGGAGAGGCTAGGGACGGGACAGAGACGCATGTGCACAGTCTCAAAAAAGCAAATTTGTTGATGGatggcgatgatgatgatgatgggtgTGTCAAAATGCATGATCTTGTGCTCGATTTTGTTTTAGGAAGAGTTTCTAAGGGTGACCATCCATGGATAATCAACCATGGTGATAATTCAAAGTGGTGTAGTGCTGGAATGAGTGAATCTTGTAACAAAATTTCTATTACTTGCAGGGGTATGTTTGAGTTTCCTAGAGACTTTAAATACCCAAACCTTGCACTTTTGAGACTTATGCATGGAGATAAGTCGCTTACGTTTCCTgaagatttttataaaaaaatggaaGATCTTGAAGTTGTAGCCTATGAAAAAATGCAGTATCCGTTGCTTCCCCGATCACTTGAATGCTCCACCAAGCTACGAACACTCATTCTCCACCAGTGCCTATTGATGTTTGATTGCTCTGCTATTGGTGAACTCTTGAATCTGGAAGTGCTCAGTTTTGCTCATTGCGGGATCAGAAAGTTGCAATCCACAATCGGAAATTTGAAGAAGCTAAAGCTACTGGATTTGACAGGGTGTGTAAATCTTCATATTGATGATGGTGTCTTGATAAATTTGGTCGAGCTTGAAGAGCTTTATATGAGAGTTGCTGATGAAGAGGCAATTAGGTTCACAGACAGCAATCGTGTTGAATTAGCAGAGCTTTCAAATCATCTTTCTGCATTAGAAGTTGAGTTCTTTGACAACAACGGTATGCCGAAGAATATGCTGTTTACTGAACTTAAAAGGTTCAGGATCTCTATGGGATGTGGTTTAGTAGAGAATACTGACAAAAATATGCACTCATTTGAAAACACATTGAGGTTGGTCACTAACAAAAATGAGCTATTGGAATCTAGCATCAATGAGTTGTTTGAGAAAACTTCGATGCTTTATTTGGAGGTGGATGGTATGAATGATATTGAAGAAGTTTTAGTGGAATCAGTTCATCTTCCCCAACAGTCATTTAATAATCTAAGAGTCCTTGATGTTATCAAGTGTGAAAACATAAGATACCTCTTCACAGTCCCTATTGCAAATTGTTTAATGAAGCTTGAGCGCCTCACAGTTTCAGAGTGCCCTGTTCTGGAAGTACTTGCACATAGTGAAAATGGTGGAGATGGGGTAATCAAGTTTCAAGGGCTAAAGTTTCTATCATTGAAGATGCTACCAGAGTTGATAGGTCTTTGCAACACTGCTAATGTAATTGAGCTACCACAGTTGGTGGAGTTGGAACTTGATGGCCTTCCTAATTTCAGTAGCATTTATCCAGAGAAAACATCTGCAACATCTTCTATGTCCAGTAATGCCTCTGCAATTCAACCATTCTTTAACAAACAG ATGCTGATTCCTAAGTTGGAGAAATTGGGGATTTGGAGTATGGATAAGCTGAAAGAGATATGGCCTTATCAATTTAGTAGTAGTGACGAAGTTAATGCCTGCATGTTGACAAAGATTGAAGTGAAGGAATGTGATAATCTTGTGAATCTGTTTCCAACCAATCCCATGTCTTTGCTGGGTCGTCTGGAAGAGCTTGTTGTTGAAGAATGTGGAAGCATTGAAGTGTTATTTAACATCGACATGAGTTGTGTTGGTGAAATTGAAGAATTCAGCAGCAACTTGAGACAAATTGAAGTATCTAATTTGGGGAAGCTAAGAGAGTTGTGGAGGATGAAAGGTGAAAGTAGCTCTGATATCCTCATCCGTAGCTTTCAAGCTGTTAAATGGATAGAAATAAGTAGTTGTGAGAGGTTTGTAAACGTATTCACACCTACCGTGACCAATTCTGATGTGAGAACAGTTATGAAAGTGAGTATAGATGGTAGGAGAACTTGGGAAGAAACCAGGGGAAACAttgaattggttcagaacaacCAAGAG ATTAATGTTATATCCAAGGCAGAGATCATTTCAGAGGTGTATGGTAATATTCCTGACGTTGAATCCTCAATTCATCCCAAACCTTTTCACGTTAATCACCTTCAAATACTTGATGTAAGGGGCTGTAAGGATGTTGAAGTGGTGTTTGAGATAGAGAGTTCCAGTAACAGCAGCAGCAGCACAGATTTCACAACAACTCTGCATAAATATAATCATCAACCACCACCACTACTACTTCCCCACCTCAAggaattatatttatataatatggAGAGGATGAGTGATGTGTGGAAGTGCAATTGGAAGAAACTTGTAATTCCTCAAAACCAATCACAATCCTACTCATTCCACAACCTCACAACCATATACATGAGAAACTGTCATAGCATAAAGTACTTATTTTCACCTGTCATGGGCAAACTTCTTCCCAACTTAAAGGAGGTCTGGATAGTTGAGTGTCATGGTATTGACGAAGTTGTTTCAAATAGAGATATTAATGATGAAAATGAAGAAATAATATCTTCTACTCACACAAACACCTTCTCCTCCTTCCCTCTTCTTGAACAACTCTACCTTGAAGATCTGCCAAGCCTAAAGAGTATCGATGGCGGTACTAGGATCACAACTACTTCCATCCATAATCAGTTCCAg TGTTCTCAAGTCGGTGTTGCTTCGTGGTTCTTATGCCAATACTCCAAAAAGATTGATATAAGAAATTGCCCTGCCCTATCAAGAGTGTTTCCATCCAATGTAGTGGGACAACTGAATAAGCTTGAAGAGTTGAGAATATTAGAATGTAAGTCAATGGTGGAGATATTTGAAAGTAAAGAAATAAACAAAGATGGTGTTGATAGTACTACGAATGTTGGTGATGGAAGTGATGATACTTGTACTGCAATCACCCTCCCAAGGTCAGCCAATATGACTCTGCTTCAATTGCCCAACCTAACGATATTGAAAATAAAAAGATGTGAAGGTTTGGAATATATATTCACAAGTTCCACACTTGAAAGCCTAAAGCAACTCAAAGAATTGACTGTAGCAGAATGCAAGGCAATGCAAGTGATTGTGAAAGAAGACACAGAGCACACAGAAAAATCTAAATCTATTATAGTCTTCCCTCGTCTCAAGTCCCTTACACTTGCAGATTTACCAGATCTCAAGGGTTTCTTCTTGGGGAAGAATGAGTTCAAGTGGAAAGCATTGGAAAAGGTTAAGATTTATGGCTGCCCACAAATGATGAATTTCACATCTGGTCACTCCATGACTCCGAAGCTCAACTACATACATACAGGATTAGGCAAGCATAGTCTTGAATGTGGCCTCAACTTCCATTTGACCAATGCTACACAAGAG CAGACTCAACACCCTATGTGCTCTACTCCAGATTTGATAAAGCTGCTTCAGTTCCCGTGGTCTTTTTCAAATTTAGTTGAAGTAGATGCACAATTGAGTGACAAATTGTTGAAAAGCTGCATAATTTTTCCATGCAAGGAGTTGCTTAATTTGAAGAATCTTGAAAAGCTTTCTATTACCAATGCATATGAATCTGTAACAGAGGAGGTATTTGAAGTAGCAGAAGGGACAAATGAAGATGTGGATATTGGAATGCAATCTGTTGTGGTATTTGAGAAGCTGAAAGAGGTGACTTTGGGTAGATTAAATAATCTGAAGCATATGTGGAAGAGCAATTGGTGGATAGTGTTGAACTTTCCAAACCTTACAAAGGTCTCAATTGGAAGTTGTAACCTTCTTGGACACGTTTTCAGTAGTTGCATGCTTGGTAGCTTATTGCAGCTCCAAGAGCTACAAATAAGTGACTGCAAGAGTATGGAAGTGATTGTGAAGCAAGTTGAAGATTCCGAAACCAGACCGACTACTGAGGTTGTGTTCCCTTGTCTGAAATCCATAACACTTTTCAAACTTCCAAATCTCAAGGGATTTTGCCTGGGGAAGGAGGCTTTTGAATGGCCATTATTAGATACTTTGGAAATCAAAAATTGTCCAAAAATAACAGTTTTCACAAATGGGCAATCAACTACTCCAGAGCTAAAGTTAATAGATACAACTTTTGGATTGTGTCATGTAACAGAAGACCCAAACTCTTTTATAAAGACCTATCAACAAGAG GGATGGCAGTTCTAG